A window of Cohnella herbarum contains these coding sequences:
- the yfmH gene encoding EF-P 5-aminopentanol modification-associated protein YfmH has product MTAKAYPQLQEALWYEKLDNGLEVFILPKPGFTKTYATFTTRYGSIDNHFTPPGGETIKVPDGIAHFLEHKMFEEPEGDIFSKFASQGASANAYTSFDRTVYLFTATGEVEANLDTLLHFVQNPYFTDENVEKEKGIIVQEIDMYRDNPDWRVYFGLIEAMYRNHPVHIDIAGTAESVRSITKEMLYDCYNTFYHPTNMTFFVVGGVDPQETMDRIKRDQANKTFAPGGEIKRLFEDEPGQVKEKKRELQLPVSLPKCLFGFKEHPGDEQDAVRRELASKLMLEALLGSSSALYQQLYDDNLISDGFGHEYNTGPGYSFSIIGGETRDPDELVERVSQALYEAAKNGIPAEIFERTRRKKIGAYLRMLNSPESIASEFTRYRHKGGDLFNLVEIYESLTVDEINERIKEHAQPDHRAVSVVRSGTA; this is encoded by the coding sequence ATGACGGCTAAAGCATATCCGCAGCTACAGGAAGCGTTATGGTACGAGAAGCTGGATAACGGCTTGGAGGTATTCATCCTCCCGAAGCCGGGATTTACGAAAACGTATGCGACGTTCACGACGCGTTACGGTTCCATCGATAATCATTTCACGCCTCCCGGAGGAGAAACGATCAAAGTGCCGGACGGGATCGCGCATTTTCTCGAGCATAAGATGTTCGAGGAACCGGAAGGGGATATTTTCTCCAAATTCGCTTCCCAGGGCGCTTCGGCGAATGCTTACACGAGCTTCGACAGAACGGTGTATCTGTTCACGGCGACCGGCGAGGTAGAAGCGAACCTGGATACGTTGCTTCATTTCGTGCAAAATCCGTATTTTACGGACGAGAACGTGGAGAAGGAAAAAGGGATTATCGTTCAGGAAATCGATATGTACAGAGATAATCCCGACTGGCGCGTCTATTTCGGACTCATCGAGGCGATGTACCGGAATCATCCGGTGCACATCGATATCGCGGGTACGGCGGAATCCGTTCGTTCCATCACGAAGGAAATGCTCTACGACTGCTACAATACGTTCTACCATCCGACCAACATGACCTTTTTCGTCGTGGGTGGCGTAGATCCGCAGGAAACGATGGATCGCATCAAACGGGATCAAGCGAACAAAACTTTCGCCCCGGGCGGTGAAATCAAGCGCTTGTTTGAAGATGAGCCCGGTCAGGTTAAGGAAAAGAAGAGGGAGCTACAGCTCCCCGTATCCTTGCCGAAATGTTTGTTCGGGTTTAAGGAACATCCGGGCGACGAGCAAGATGCCGTCCGGCGCGAGCTCGCCAGCAAGTTGATGTTGGAAGCGTTGCTTGGCTCCAGTTCGGCGCTATATCAGCAACTGTACGACGACAATCTGATCTCGGACGGTTTCGGCCATGAATATAATACGGGTCCCGGTTATTCTTTCTCGATCATCGGCGGCGAAACGAGAGACCCGGACGAACTGGTCGAAAGGGTAAGCCAAGCACTGTACGAAGCCGCGAAAAACGGAATTCCGGCGGAAATCTTCGAGCGGACGCGCCGGAAGAAAATCGGGGCTTATCTGAGGATGCTGAACAGTCCGGAATCGATCGCAAGCGAGTTTACTCGTTACCGTCATAAAGGCGGAGATTTGTTTAACTTGGTGGAAATTTACGAAAGTTTAACCGTGGACGAGATCAACGAGCGGATCAAGGAACACGCTCAACCGGACCATCGGGCCGTATCGGTCGTGCGGAGCGGGACGGCTTGA
- the yfmF gene encoding EF-P 5-aminopentanol modification-associated protein YfmF, which produces MSEQFQRGVWGRLRLHVLPTKRFKTFAISLFAGVPLSEDRVTPVALTPFVLRRGTKSYPETIAFRERLDDLYGAGFGFDLYKRGDHQIVQFRLDIINDRFVSSTESLLGEALSFLGEVLTAPALDGGVFRSKFVEAEKSTVSKRIEAIINDKIRYAAERCVEEMCKDEPFKLLALGRKEQLADINAETLYQAYRQWLQEASFDLYVSGDTTLADVQALVEKSFSLPEGQPSNYSKPMLRSARAEVQTIVEKLDVGQGKLNMGLRVGATYGSKDYASLLVYNGLLGGFPHSKLFVNVREKASLAYYASSRLDGHKGILTLQSGVEVANYERAVKIIREQIEAMKAGDFALEDLRRTQAMIVGQLRELQDSAFERIAFDFSNVLSGVERTGESFIAEIQAVTPEMVTAVAQNVALDTIYFLRDRKEEG; this is translated from the coding sequence ATGTCGGAACAGTTCCAGAGAGGCGTATGGGGGCGGCTGCGGCTGCACGTGCTGCCGACGAAACGGTTCAAAACCTTCGCCATATCTTTGTTCGCGGGAGTCCCGTTGTCCGAGGATAGAGTGACGCCGGTTGCCTTAACTCCGTTCGTTCTCAGAAGAGGCACGAAATCCTATCCCGAGACGATAGCTTTCCGCGAACGGTTGGATGATCTATACGGCGCGGGATTCGGTTTTGATTTGTATAAGCGGGGCGATCATCAGATCGTTCAATTCAGGTTGGATATTATCAATGACCGCTTCGTGTCGTCTACGGAGTCGTTACTCGGGGAAGCTTTGTCTTTCCTAGGAGAGGTATTGACCGCTCCGGCTTTGGACGGCGGAGTTTTCCGCAGCAAATTCGTGGAAGCGGAGAAATCGACGGTCAGCAAAAGAATCGAAGCGATCATTAACGATAAGATTCGTTACGCCGCCGAGCGATGCGTGGAAGAGATGTGCAAAGATGAGCCGTTCAAGTTGCTCGCGCTCGGCCGCAAAGAACAGTTGGCGGATATCAATGCCGAAACGCTGTACCAAGCCTACCGGCAATGGTTGCAGGAGGCATCCTTCGACTTGTACGTCTCCGGCGATACGACGCTTGCCGACGTGCAAGCGTTGGTCGAGAAGTCGTTCAGCCTTCCGGAGGGGCAGCCGTCCAACTATTCGAAGCCAATGCTAAGATCGGCCCGAGCGGAAGTTCAGACGATCGTCGAGAAGCTCGATGTCGGTCAAGGCAAGCTGAACATGGGGTTGCGAGTCGGCGCGACATATGGGAGCAAGGATTATGCTTCCTTGCTCGTATACAACGGGCTGCTGGGAGGTTTTCCGCATTCCAAGCTGTTCGTAAACGTTCGCGAGAAGGCGAGTTTGGCTTATTACGCATCGTCTCGCTTGGATGGCCATAAAGGTATTCTTACTTTGCAATCGGGCGTAGAAGTCGCGAATTACGAGCGGGCCGTAAAGATCATTCGAGAGCAGATTGAGGCGATGAAAGCCGGAGATTTCGCCTTGGAGGACTTGCGCAGGACGCAGGCGATGATCGTCGGGCAGCTAAGGGAATTGCAGGATTCGGCGTTCGAGCGTATCGCGTTCGACTTCAGCAACGTATTGTCCGGCGTAGAACGAACCGGGGAGAGCTTTATCGCCGAAATCCAAGCGGTAACGCCGGAGATGGTAACGGCCGTCGCCCAGAACGTTGCATTGGATACGATCTACTTCTTGCGCGATCGGAAAGAGGAGGGCTGA
- the sleB gene encoding spore cortex-lytic enzyme: MSYRLVILTVCVVFGLLGLYTIQHSTQSRETFSNAILKEGSSGKDIYELQGRLKALGYFNGKVDGQFGASTKNAVTWFQWKFGMKSDGVVGAKTKLKLWTATKDWKPTAADLPQTGNGGGEASKAPASGGGESSKLPASNNLGFTEKDLKMMANAVYGESRGEPYEGQVAVAAVIINRVKSSQFPNTATGVIFQPGAFTAVADGQIWLTPNAQAVKAVKDAVSGWDPSDGCLYYFNPETATSKWIWTRPQYKTIGRHIFCR; the protein is encoded by the coding sequence GTGAGTTATCGTCTAGTGATCTTGACAGTATGCGTCGTATTCGGCTTGCTTGGGCTTTATACGATACAGCACTCCACCCAAAGCCGGGAAACGTTCAGCAACGCGATTCTCAAAGAAGGCTCTTCAGGCAAGGACATTTACGAGCTGCAGGGGCGCCTGAAGGCTCTGGGGTATTTCAACGGCAAAGTCGACGGCCAGTTCGGCGCGAGCACGAAAAACGCCGTTACCTGGTTCCAATGGAAATTCGGCATGAAATCGGACGGCGTCGTCGGCGCCAAGACGAAGCTGAAGCTTTGGACGGCGACGAAAGATTGGAAACCGACTGCCGCCGATTTGCCTCAAACGGGAAACGGCGGAGGCGAAGCCTCGAAAGCTCCCGCTTCCGGCGGTGGAGAGAGCAGTAAGCTTCCGGCATCGAACAATCTCGGATTCACCGAGAAGGATTTGAAAATGATGGCGAACGCGGTGTACGGGGAATCTCGCGGCGAGCCCTACGAGGGTCAGGTTGCCGTTGCCGCGGTTATTATCAACCGGGTGAAATCGTCGCAATTTCCGAATACGGCGACGGGCGTTATTTTCCAACCGGGGGCGTTCACGGCCGTCGCCGACGGGCAGATTTGGTTGACGCCTAACGCTCAAGCGGTCAAAGCCGTCAAAGACGCCGTTAGCGGCTGGGATCCTAGCGACGGATGCTTATATTACTTCAATCCGGAGACGGCGACTTCCAAATGGATATGGACCCGACCGCAGTATAAGACGATCGGCAGGCATATTTTCTGCAGATAG
- a CDS encoding DNA translocase FtsK, giving the protein MAKRKKKRASFGASLKYEVYGILLITISVIAISGEAAVGRSLSKLFGFLLGKHYYLLALAGIWVGLHVMIKRNWPRGWTSRRSGYVLVSLIATLWSAMAAIDNSLGLMDSVTPSSIVNQTMAQLREMLWQAPSADNIKVFNADVGGGIVGAVQYSMLYWLFGYYGAKFVLMIEIAIAIMLITNRSYVEIGRSLRTFLLRVMPLLAARFSSGRKLLSARVVPVAGTGRGGRANRPVAQAEIPTMPEDDGMEEPALIPRPRKTPLFFQLFHGKPERDPYAPQEEHWEEDEPIKFTGKSSSTSPQAQSPISETPITQSAQREFGLRSQRHVPEVPDDESEEDIPIAPRFTDFTAQGYPDYEWDDEAEMEQQTMPLAVEATNAITSSAVVTEDPEEATDIELDLLPDADSPPEASPAPPKPVKKIQKPYRLPSANLLDKPSGGGKSGNPADYMNIARKLEATLESFGVRAKVLDVARGPAVTRYELQPDVGVKVSRIVSLTDDIALALAAKDIRMEAPIPGKAAIGIEVPNNEVSVVTLREVLETQPFQESQAKLTIAFGRDISGQPIVGNLARMPHLLVAGATGSGKSVCINGIITSLLYKAKPDEVKFLMIDPKMVELNVYNGIPHLLAPVVTDPKRASLALKKIVVEMEKRYEKFSKSGTRNIEGYNALMLSGDNPDAVLPYIVVIVDELADLMMVAAGDVEDAICRLAQMARASGIHLIIATQRPSVDVITGVIKANIPSRIAFGVSSQVDSRTILDMVGAEKLLGRGDMLFLPMGASKPIRVQGAFLSDGEVEAVVGYCRGQAEAEYNEDLVPEIDDTASDEVAEFLDELFDQAVQIVLEAKQASVSLLQRRMRVGYTRAARLIDSMEAKGIVGPYEGSKPREVLMTMEQYQHRIPS; this is encoded by the coding sequence TTGGCCAAACGCAAGAAGAAGCGGGCTTCGTTCGGAGCAAGCTTAAAATACGAAGTATACGGTATTCTCCTGATTACGATTTCAGTCATTGCCATCTCCGGAGAAGCCGCGGTCGGACGCTCGCTTTCCAAGCTGTTCGGCTTTCTGTTAGGGAAGCATTACTACTTGTTGGCTTTAGCCGGCATTTGGGTCGGATTGCACGTCATGATTAAACGCAACTGGCCCCGCGGATGGACTTCTCGACGTTCGGGCTACGTTCTGGTCTCTTTGATCGCGACGTTATGGAGCGCGATGGCTGCTATCGACAATAGCCTTGGTCTTATGGATTCGGTAACCCCATCGAGCATCGTCAACCAGACGATGGCGCAATTAAGGGAAATGCTCTGGCAAGCGCCTTCCGCGGATAATATCAAGGTATTTAATGCCGATGTCGGCGGAGGAATCGTGGGCGCTGTTCAATACTCCATGCTGTATTGGCTCTTCGGCTATTACGGAGCCAAATTCGTGCTCATGATCGAGATCGCGATAGCGATCATGTTGATTACCAATCGATCATACGTCGAGATCGGACGTTCTCTTCGGACATTCCTGTTAAGAGTAATGCCGTTGTTAGCGGCTCGGTTCTCTTCCGGCCGGAAGCTTCTGTCGGCTCGGGTCGTGCCTGTTGCCGGAACGGGACGGGGAGGAAGGGCGAACCGGCCGGTTGCCCAGGCGGAAATTCCGACAATGCCCGAGGACGATGGCATGGAGGAGCCCGCGTTGATCCCGCGGCCGAGGAAAACTCCGCTGTTCTTCCAATTGTTCCATGGGAAGCCGGAACGCGATCCCTATGCTCCGCAGGAAGAACATTGGGAAGAAGATGAGCCGATTAAATTTACCGGCAAGTCGTCTTCGACGTCTCCGCAAGCTCAGTCTCCCATTTCTGAAACTCCGATCACACAATCGGCTCAGAGAGAATTCGGACTTCGGTCGCAACGGCATGTGCCGGAAGTTCCGGATGACGAATCCGAGGAGGATATTCCGATAGCTCCTCGTTTTACGGACTTTACGGCTCAAGGGTATCCCGATTACGAATGGGATGACGAAGCCGAGATGGAGCAGCAGACGATGCCGTTAGCCGTAGAAGCCACGAATGCGATTACGTCTTCCGCCGTCGTGACGGAAGATCCGGAAGAAGCGACGGATATCGAACTGGATTTACTACCCGATGCGGACTCCCCGCCTGAAGCTTCTCCCGCTCCGCCTAAGCCGGTTAAGAAAATCCAGAAGCCTTATCGGTTGCCTAGCGCTAATCTGCTGGATAAGCCGTCCGGCGGAGGCAAATCGGGCAATCCGGCCGATTATATGAATATCGCGCGCAAGCTGGAAGCTACGCTTGAAAGCTTCGGCGTAAGGGCTAAGGTGCTGGACGTAGCCCGCGGCCCTGCGGTTACACGATACGAACTTCAGCCGGACGTTGGAGTCAAGGTTAGCCGGATCGTTAGCTTAACGGACGATATCGCTTTGGCGCTCGCGGCGAAAGACATTCGGATGGAAGCTCCAATTCCGGGTAAGGCGGCTATCGGGATCGAGGTTCCGAACAATGAAGTGAGCGTGGTTACGTTACGCGAAGTATTGGAGACTCAACCGTTCCAGGAATCGCAAGCAAAGCTGACGATTGCTTTCGGCCGGGATATTTCGGGGCAACCGATCGTAGGCAATCTCGCTAGAATGCCGCATTTGCTCGTCGCGGGAGCCACGGGATCGGGAAAATCGGTTTGTATTAACGGGATTATTACGAGTTTGTTATATAAGGCCAAGCCCGACGAAGTGAAGTTCCTAATGATCGATCCGAAGATGGTTGAGCTAAACGTGTATAACGGGATTCCCCATCTGCTAGCTCCTGTCGTAACCGATCCTAAACGGGCTTCGCTAGCTCTCAAGAAAATCGTCGTGGAAATGGAAAAGAGATACGAAAAGTTCTCGAAGTCGGGAACGAGGAATATCGAAGGATATAATGCGCTAATGCTCAGCGGAGACAATCCCGATGCGGTTCTGCCTTATATCGTAGTCATCGTGGACGAGCTCGCGGACTTGATGATGGTTGCCGCGGGAGACGTGGAAGACGCGATCTGCCGATTGGCGCAGATGGCTCGCGCCTCCGGCATCCACTTGATCATCGCGACGCAACGTCCGTCCGTAGACGTCATTACAGGCGTCATCAAAGCAAATATTCCAAGCCGGATCGCGTTCGGGGTATCTTCCCAAGTGGATTCGCGGACGATATTGGATATGGTCGGCGCCGAGAAACTTCTCGGCCGAGGCGATATGCTATTCCTGCCGATGGGAGCATCCAAGCCGATCCGCGTCCAAGGAGCGTTCTTGTCCGACGGAGAAGTGGAAGCCGTCGTCGGATACTGCCGCGGACAGGCGGAGGCCGAATACAATGAGGATCTCGTACCGGAAATCGACGATACGGCTAGCGACGAAGTAGCAGAGTTTTTGGACGAATTGTTCGATCAAGCGGTGCAGATCGTACTGGAAGCTAAACAGGCTTCCGTCTCGCTGCTCCAGCGGCGCATGCGCGTGGGTTACACGCGCGCTGCCAGACTGATCGACTCCATGGAAGCCAAAGGCATCGTAGGCCCTTACGAGGGCAGCAAGCCCCGCGAGGTGCTGATGACGATGGAGCAATACCAGCATCGGATTCCTTCTTAA
- a CDS encoding YlzJ-like family protein, translating into MTLYTILPLELVLDGIQNDPPPYVEATVQGVTMQLLPLAPGIGKIVRLLSAPLDYYLLAEYAPGQTVCYHPTLEPRPAPELPDFGM; encoded by the coding sequence ATGACCCTATATACGATATTGCCCCTGGAACTCGTTCTGGACGGGATACAGAACGATCCGCCTCCATACGTGGAGGCGACCGTCCAAGGCGTGACGATGCAACTGCTTCCGCTTGCGCCGGGCATTGGGAAGATCGTGAGATTGCTGTCCGCCCCGTTGGATTATTATCTGTTAGCGGAGTATGCCCCAGGCCAAACGGTCTGTTATCATCCTACCTTAGAACCACGCCCCGCTCCCGAGCTTCCCGACTTTGGAATGTAA
- a CDS encoding ClpP family protease translates to MSEKTKPGETAEQPAPSEEGRKAAAVTESIVQLGQTSIPSGESNIFCMTIIGQIEGHLMLPPQNKTTKYEHVIPQLIAAEQNAKVEGLLIVLNTVGGDVEAGLAIAEMIASLTKPTVTIVLGGGHSIGVPIAVSANYSFIVETATMTIHPIRMNGLVIGVPQTFDYLEKMQERVTRFVTRHSRITEELFKQLMFKTGELTRDIGTTVIGGDAVKHGLIDAVGGLGDALKELNLRISNRKKNEAEEATNR, encoded by the coding sequence GTGAGCGAGAAAACGAAACCCGGGGAGACGGCAGAACAGCCGGCCCCATCCGAAGAAGGACGCAAGGCAGCCGCCGTTACGGAATCGATCGTACAATTAGGGCAAACCTCCATCCCTTCCGGGGAGAGCAATATTTTCTGCATGACGATCATCGGGCAGATCGAAGGTCATCTCATGCTGCCGCCTCAGAATAAAACGACCAAATACGAGCATGTCATTCCTCAATTGATCGCCGCCGAGCAGAATGCCAAGGTGGAAGGGCTTCTGATCGTGCTGAACACCGTCGGCGGAGACGTGGAAGCCGGTCTTGCGATCGCCGAGATGATTGCTTCCCTTACGAAGCCTACGGTTACGATCGTCCTTGGCGGCGGCCATTCGATCGGCGTACCGATCGCGGTGTCTGCGAATTATTCTTTTATCGTAGAAACGGCCACAATGACGATCCATCCGATTCGAATGAACGGACTAGTGATCGGAGTACCGCAAACTTTCGATTATTTGGAGAAAATGCAAGAAAGGGTTACCCGTTTCGTCACTCGTCACTCTCGGATTACGGAGGAGCTATTCAAGCAGCTTATGTTTAAGACCGGCGAGCTGACTAGGGACATCGGTACGACGGTGATCGGCGGAGATGCGGTTAAACACGGGCTTATCGATGCGGTAGGCGGGCTGGGGGATGCGCTTAAGGAATTGAATCTACGGATTAGCAATCGAAAAAAAAACGAGGCGGAAGAGGCGACTAACCGATGA
- a CDS encoding ribonuclease J: MSKKNSQDKLLIFALGGVGEIGKNMYCIQYGNDIVVVDAGLKFPEEEMLGIDVVIPDISYLLENREKVKAILLTHGHEDHIGGLPYVLKQFNIPIYGTKLTLGLVENKLKEAGLLGDTKRHLINEDSELTFGTIKATFFRTNHSIPDSVGVCLETPEGNVVHTGDFKFDHTPVNDQFADLQRMAEIGSRGVLALLSDSTNAERAGYTPSESNIGREFESIFRSAKQRVVVATFASNVHRIQQVINAAAETRRKMTVIGRSMVNIVSIASELGYLNIPEGMLIEPEEVNKLPADRVVILSTGSQGEPMSALTRMARSTHRKVDILPGDTVIISATPIPGNERYVGRTVDELMRLGASVIYGPGSVSGVHVSGHGSQEELKLMLNLMRPEYFIPIHGEYRMLRHHGLLGESVGIPKENIFLLDNGDTVEIQNGAARKAGKIPAGNVLIDGLGVGDVGNIVLRDRKLLSQDGILVVVVTLSKQDGTIMSGPDIISRGFVYVRESEGLLEEANRIVTNTLHKLMNENVNEWASLKTNVKDALGRFLYEQTRRRPMILPIIMEV; this comes from the coding sequence GTGTCAAAGAAAAACAGCCAAGATAAATTACTGATTTTCGCGCTCGGTGGCGTTGGCGAAATCGGCAAAAACATGTATTGCATCCAGTATGGAAACGACATCGTGGTCGTAGATGCTGGGTTGAAATTCCCGGAAGAAGAGATGCTCGGAATCGACGTCGTTATCCCGGATATTTCCTATTTGTTGGAAAATCGCGAGAAAGTGAAAGCAATTCTGCTTACGCATGGTCATGAGGATCATATCGGCGGGCTACCTTACGTCTTGAAACAGTTTAATATTCCGATTTACGGAACGAAACTGACGTTAGGCTTGGTAGAAAACAAGTTAAAAGAAGCGGGTCTTCTCGGAGATACGAAACGGCATTTGATCAACGAGGATTCGGAGCTGACGTTCGGTACGATTAAAGCGACCTTTTTCCGTACGAACCACAGTATTCCTGACTCCGTTGGCGTTTGCTTGGAAACACCGGAAGGTAACGTCGTGCACACGGGCGACTTCAAGTTCGACCATACGCCGGTTAACGATCAGTTTGCCGACTTGCAAAGAATGGCGGAGATCGGAAGCCGCGGAGTACTCGCTTTGCTATCCGACAGCACGAACGCGGAGCGCGCGGGTTATACGCCTTCGGAAAGCAACATCGGAAGAGAGTTCGAATCTATTTTCCGCAGCGCGAAGCAACGCGTCGTTGTGGCAACGTTCGCTTCCAACGTTCACCGGATCCAACAGGTTATTAACGCGGCAGCGGAAACGCGCCGCAAAATGACGGTCATCGGCAGAAGTATGGTCAACATCGTAAGCATCGCTTCCGAACTCGGCTATTTGAACATTCCGGAAGGCATGCTCATCGAGCCGGAAGAAGTGAACAAGCTCCCTGCGGATCGCGTAGTTATCCTCTCGACCGGAAGCCAAGGAGAGCCTATGTCGGCGCTAACGCGGATGGCTCGTTCCACGCATCGGAAAGTCGATATTTTACCGGGCGATACGGTTATTATCTCGGCAACGCCGATTCCAGGCAACGAACGTTACGTCGGCAGAACGGTCGATGAGTTAATGCGCTTGGGTGCAAGCGTTATCTACGGCCCGGGTTCCGTATCCGGGGTGCACGTTTCCGGTCACGGAAGCCAAGAAGAGCTTAAATTGATGCTTAACTTGATGCGCCCGGAATACTTCATTCCGATTCACGGAGAATACCGTATGCTTCGTCATCACGGTTTGCTCGGCGAATCCGTAGGTATTCCTAAAGAGAACATCTTCCTGCTCGACAACGGAGATACGGTCGAGATTCAGAATGGCGCCGCGCGCAAAGCCGGCAAAATTCCTGCAGGCAACGTATTGATCGACGGACTTGGCGTTGGCGATGTCGGAAATATCGTTCTTCGCGATCGCAAGCTGTTGTCGCAAGACGGTATACTCGTTGTCGTCGTCACGCTCAGCAAGCAGGACGGAACGATAATGTCGGGTCCCGACATTATCTCCCGCGGTTTCGTGTACGTTCGCGAATCCGAAGGGTTATTGGAAGAAGCGAACCGCATCGTGACCAACACTTTGCATAAGCTGATGAACGAGAACGTGAACGAATGGGCTTCGCTCAAGACGAATGTCAAAGACGCGCTCGGACGTTTCCTATACGAACAAACAAGAAGAAGACCGATGATCTTGCCGATCATTATGGAAGTGTAG
- the dapA gene encoding 4-hydroxy-tetrahydrodipicolinate synthase: MSFGRLITAMVTPFDAQLKIDWEVTGRLIDYLIEEQKSDSLVVSGTTGESPTLSDEEKVDLFRFAVKHAAGRCKIIAGTGSNETAHSVELTKKAEQVGVDGILLVAPYYNRPTQEGIYQHFRTIAQATSLPVILYNVPSRTVVSVSTETTLRLAQIPNIVATKECASLGQMTEIISGAPEGFVLYSGDDAVTLPTLSVGGHGIISVASHIIGAKMKQLIEAYLDGRVHDAKAINEECYPFFNGLFNCPHPVPNPVAVKYALELRGLPVGGVRLPLVNANEAEAEFLQKLIKV, from the coding sequence ATGAGTTTCGGTCGTCTGATTACAGCAATGGTAACGCCTTTTGACGCGCAACTGAAAATCGATTGGGAAGTTACGGGGCGTTTGATCGATTATTTAATCGAGGAGCAAAAATCCGACAGCCTGGTCGTCTCCGGAACGACGGGAGAATCCCCGACGTTATCCGACGAGGAGAAGGTCGACTTATTCCGTTTTGCGGTTAAACATGCGGCAGGAAGATGTAAAATCATTGCCGGAACCGGCAGCAACGAAACCGCTCATTCCGTCGAATTGACCAAAAAAGCCGAACAAGTAGGCGTGGACGGAATTTTGTTAGTGGCTCCTTACTACAATAGGCCTACGCAAGAAGGGATTTATCAGCATTTCCGTACGATCGCGCAAGCGACTTCCCTACCCGTCATCTTATATAATGTACCATCGCGTACGGTCGTTAGCGTCTCAACGGAAACAACGTTGCGGTTAGCTCAAATTCCGAATATCGTGGCGACTAAAGAATGCGCTTCTTTAGGTCAAATGACGGAAATCATTAGCGGCGCTCCCGAAGGCTTTGTTTTATATAGCGGCGATGACGCGGTTACCCTACCGACATTGTCAGTCGGCGGTCATGGTATCATCAGCGTGGCTAGCCATATCATCGGCGCCAAAATGAAGCAACTGATCGAAGCTTATCTAGACGGTCGCGTTCATGATGCGAAAGCAATCAACGAAGAGTGTTACCCGTTCTTCAACGGACTGTTCAATTGTCCGCATCCCGTGCCGAATCCGGTTGCCGTGAAATACGCGCTTGAATTGCGCGGATTGCCGGTAGGCGGAGTACGTCTTCCTCTAGTGAACGCGAACGAGGCGGAAGCGGAATTCTTGCAAAAATTGATTAAGGTCTAA